Proteins co-encoded in one Spirosoma endbachense genomic window:
- a CDS encoding RelA/SpoT family protein produces the protein MNATAEPAIDLELERQEILKRYRRLLRAAKPMLKGDDAKLIKKAFNTSAEAHKNMRRRSGEPYIYHPLAVAQIAVEEIGLGTTSIVAALLHDVVEDTDTTIADIERAFGLKVARIIDGLTKISGIFEYGTSQQAENFRKMLLTLSDDVRVILVKLADRLHNMRTLDSMPRDKQLKIASETIYIYAPLAHRLGLYAIKSELEDLYLKHVEPEAYKDIAKKLRETRVARDRFIGRFIEPIEKDLAETKIKYIIKGRPKSIYSIWTKLNKSQKPFEEIYDLFAVRIILNVPPEEEKAACWRAYSIVTDHYKPNPDRLKDWISTPRTNGYESLHTTVMSRSGQWVEVQIRTERMNEIAEKGYAAHWKYKGNDTQTGAGIEAWISQVRDMIESAGSGDKKAAIEFVDDFRSNLYSEEVFVFTPKGDLKVLQRGATALDFAFDIHTQIGARCMAAKVNNTLVPLSHVLQNGDQVEVITSNRQKPSEDWLRFVVTSKAKTKIKDLIKEDNKRFVTDGRDLVQKKLRVLRMEMTNETINQLRAYFGSKTTDDFFYRVGKGHIDVQELKKFKSDKEAKENRLNKLNTDTIQDGKSFTKELKKIHGERADADMLLIGEDMDRIDYTLSKCCNPISGDDVFGFVTINDGIKIHRVTCPNAVELMSNHGNRIIKAKWTSQKELAFLAGLRITGTDRVGLVNDVTRVISNELHINMRSVTIDSTDGIFEGNIRLYVHDTGHLETLMRKLERVQGVFEVVRFDS, from the coding sequence ATGAATGCCACTGCCGAACCTGCCATTGATTTAGAGTTGGAGCGTCAGGAAATCCTGAAACGCTACCGACGCTTGCTGCGGGCGGCTAAGCCAATGTTGAAGGGCGATGACGCCAAACTGATTAAAAAAGCGTTTAACACATCTGCCGAAGCGCACAAGAACATGCGCAGGCGGTCGGGTGAACCGTATATCTACCATCCGCTCGCGGTTGCCCAGATTGCGGTTGAAGAAATTGGGTTGGGAACAACCAGTATCGTGGCGGCTCTGCTCCACGACGTCGTGGAAGATACCGATACGACCATTGCCGATATCGAACGGGCGTTTGGCCTCAAAGTAGCCCGCATTATTGATGGCCTGACCAAAATCTCAGGAATCTTTGAATACGGCACCTCGCAACAGGCCGAGAATTTCCGAAAAATGTTGCTGACCCTGTCAGATGATGTTCGGGTAATTCTGGTAAAACTGGCAGACCGGCTCCATAATATGCGGACGCTGGATTCGATGCCCCGCGATAAGCAGTTAAAAATTGCCTCCGAAACGATCTATATCTATGCTCCCCTGGCGCACCGGCTGGGTTTGTATGCGATCAAATCTGAACTGGAGGATCTGTATTTGAAACACGTTGAACCGGAAGCCTACAAGGACATCGCCAAAAAACTGCGCGAAACCAGGGTTGCCCGCGATCGGTTTATTGGTCGGTTTATCGAACCCATTGAAAAAGACCTGGCAGAAACGAAGATCAAGTATATAATAAAAGGTAGGCCAAAGTCCATTTATTCGATCTGGACCAAGCTGAATAAGTCGCAGAAACCGTTCGAGGAAATCTACGATCTATTCGCCGTTCGGATTATTCTGAATGTACCACCCGAAGAAGAAAAAGCCGCCTGCTGGCGTGCCTATTCAATCGTTACTGACCATTACAAGCCGAACCCCGATCGCCTTAAAGACTGGATCAGCACCCCACGCACGAACGGCTATGAATCGCTTCATACAACTGTTATGAGCCGGTCGGGCCAGTGGGTTGAAGTGCAGATCCGGACCGAACGGATGAACGAAATTGCGGAGAAAGGCTACGCAGCCCACTGGAAATACAAAGGAAACGATACGCAGACAGGTGCAGGGATTGAAGCCTGGATCAGTCAGGTACGCGACATGATCGAATCGGCAGGGAGTGGCGACAAAAAAGCTGCTATCGAATTTGTCGATGACTTTCGAAGCAACCTCTATAGCGAAGAAGTTTTTGTATTCACGCCGAAAGGTGACCTGAAAGTATTGCAGCGGGGAGCAACTGCGCTGGACTTTGCGTTCGACATTCACACCCAGATCGGGGCACGCTGTATGGCGGCCAAGGTCAATAATACGCTCGTGCCGCTTAGTCACGTTCTGCAAAATGGCGACCAGGTGGAAGTTATCACCTCCAATCGCCAGAAACCCAGCGAAGACTGGCTGCGTTTCGTTGTTACTTCCAAGGCCAAGACCAAGATCAAGGATTTAATCAAGGAAGATAACAAACGGTTCGTTACCGATGGCCGTGATCTGGTTCAGAAGAAACTACGGGTGTTGCGGATGGAAATGACCAATGAGACCATCAATCAACTCCGGGCTTACTTCGGCTCTAAAACCACCGATGATTTTTTCTATCGGGTGGGCAAAGGCCATATTGATGTACAGGAACTAAAGAAATTCAAATCTGACAAAGAAGCGAAGGAAAATCGCCTGAACAAACTCAATACCGATACGATTCAGGACGGGAAGTCGTTTACGAAAGAGCTTAAAAAAATTCATGGTGAACGGGCCGATGCCGATATGTTGCTCATTGGCGAAGACATGGACCGGATTGATTATACGCTCTCCAAGTGTTGTAACCCGATTTCGGGCGACGACGTATTCGGATTTGTAACCATCAATGATGGCATTAAAATTCACCGGGTTACCTGTCCAAACGCCGTCGAACTGATGTCGAACCACGGAAACCGGATTATCAAGGCGAAGTGGACTTCCCAGAAAGAACTGGCATTCCTGGCGGGTCTGCGAATTACAGGTACGGATCGGGTAGGCTTAGTGAACGATGTAACGCGGGTCATCAGCAATGAGCTGCATATCAATATGCGCTCGGTCACGATTGACTCAACAGATGGAATTTTTGAGGGTAATATTCGGCTCTATGTTCACGATACCGGTCACCTCGAAACCCTGATGCGTAAGCTTGAACGTGTTCAGGGCGTATTCGAGGTCGTTCGATTCGACTCGTAA